The Gemmatimonadaceae bacterium genome contains a region encoding:
- the aroB gene encoding 3-dehydroquinate synthase, which produces MSGLASPGEGGEVRILPYPIIVERGALDRLGDIVRRFAPAHRYAVITDSNVGPIYGIRAIGGFLPGSADLFTVPAGETNKTRESWSRLTDDLVAAGFGRDSAVVALGGGMVGDLAGFVAGTFMRGVPVVQVPTTFLAMIDASIGGKTGVDTPSGKNLVGLFHPPAAVVSDPETLGTLALDLLRTGFAEAIKHGVIADSGYFGFVTQELPTLLAPGGAGSDTLTRVVVRSIQIKAGIVARDERERGLRKVLNFGHTIGHALEALSGYDLAHGEAVAIGMALESALAERAGIAEAGTSEAIRNALSAAGLPVRRPLGVAGERIIEAMRADKKARRGETEYALPCRIGAMAGSSSGWAVTVADDIVREVLT; this is translated from the coding sequence TTGAGTGGCCTTGCGTCACCGGGTGAGGGAGGCGAGGTCCGCATCCTCCCGTATCCGATCATCGTCGAGCGAGGGGCGCTGGACCGGCTGGGCGACATCGTCCGGAGATTCGCTCCCGCCCATCGGTATGCCGTCATCACAGACTCGAACGTCGGCCCTATCTATGGTATCCGGGCTATCGGCGGATTCCTCCCCGGTTCGGCCGATCTCTTCACCGTGCCGGCCGGTGAGACAAACAAGACCCGGGAGAGCTGGAGTCGTCTGACCGACGATCTCGTTGCCGCCGGTTTCGGGCGGGATTCTGCGGTCGTCGCCCTTGGCGGCGGGATGGTGGGAGACCTCGCGGGATTCGTTGCAGGCACGTTCATGCGGGGCGTCCCCGTGGTCCAGGTCCCGACCACTTTCCTGGCGATGATCGACGCGTCGATCGGCGGGAAAACGGGGGTCGACACGCCCTCGGGAAAGAATCTGGTGGGGCTTTTTCATCCTCCGGCTGCAGTCGTATCAGACCCGGAAACTCTTGGTACGCTTGCACTTGACCTTTTGAGAACGGGATTTGCCGAGGCGATTAAGCATGGCGTAATAGCGGACTCGGGTTACTTTGGGTTCGTGACGCAGGAGCTACCCACGCTCCTTGCGCCTGGCGGTGCCGGGAGTGACACGTTGACTCGCGTCGTCGTCCGCAGCATACAGATCAAGGCAGGGATCGTCGCCCGCGACGAGCGGGAGCGCGGCCTCCGGAAGGTGTTGAACTTCGGTCACACCATCGGACACGCACTCGAGGCTCTGAGCGGCTACGATCTCGCACATGGCGAAGCCGTCGCGATTGGAATGGCGCTCGAAAGTGCCCTGGCCGAGCGCGCCGGAATAGCCGAAGCCGGAACGTCGGAAGCGATTCGCAACGCTCTGAGCGCGGCGGGTCTGCCCGTGCGTCGCCCACTGGGGGTGGCGGGCGAAAGGATCATCGAGGCGATGCGGGCTGACAAGAAAGCCCGTCGCGGCGAAACAGAGTACGCGCTCCCGTGCCGTATCGGAGCGATGGCTGGCTCGAGCTCTGGTTGGGCTGTAACGGTAGCTGACGACATCGTTCGGGAGGTGCTGACATGA
- a CDS encoding cob(I)yrinic acid a,c-diamide adenosyltransferase, whose product MKIYTKTGDEGMTGLFGGGRVSKDHARVEAYGDVDELNAFVGLARAAEPMPQIDEVLVPIQRDLFSIGALLATPDQEKMQQHLSKARIGDDRIAELEHSIDACDRELDTLKAFILPGGTQKAAALHVARTVCRRAERRVISLQREVEIPQIVVVYLNRLSDLLFTLARAANARAGAGEVTW is encoded by the coding sequence ATGAAGATTTACACGAAGACCGGCGACGAAGGCATGACCGGACTCTTCGGTGGCGGCCGCGTCTCTAAGGATCATGCGCGCGTCGAGGCGTACGGCGATGTGGATGAGCTCAACGCATTCGTCGGGCTCGCTCGTGCCGCCGAGCCGATGCCGCAGATAGACGAAGTGCTCGTTCCGATCCAGCGCGATCTCTTCAGCATCGGCGCCTTGCTCGCAACTCCGGATCAGGAAAAGATGCAGCAGCATCTCAGCAAAGCGCGCATCGGTGACGATCGGATTGCCGAGCTCGAGCATTCCATAGATGCATGCGATCGCGAGCTCGACACATTGAAGGCGTTCATCCTGCCCGGTGGAACGCAGAAAGCCGCAGCACTTCATGTCGCCCGCACAGTATGCCGGCGCGCCGAGCGACGTGTGATCAGCCTGCAGCGGGAGGTGGAGATCCCTCAGATCGTGGTGGTCTACCTCAATCGCCTGTCTGATCTTCTCTTCACTCTCGCCAGGGCTGCCAATGCCCGGGCAGGAGCGGGAGAGGTGACCTGGTAG
- a CDS encoding NAD(P)/FAD-dependent oxidoreductase, which yields MTIIGGGPTGLFASFYAGMRGATAQIVDTLPQLGGQLTALYPEKYIFDVGGYRQILAKDLVNALADQAGQFNFPSFLNQHVTGLEQENGHFVLVTETDRFPSRSVIIAAGIGAFTPRRLPQACAEPWYGRGIFDNVADPELFRDQRIVIIGGGDTAFDWAHQLRDRAAAVTLVHRSDRYRAHGATVAEVNAAVVAGRTTLLPFHELHDVLSSDDRLTGVTLRDVKTKETRDVEADSVLPMLGFVSDIGPLANWGLTLEKDEIVVNSLMETGRPGIYAAGDITAYPGKLKLIATGFGEAAAAVNQAFHWIYPEKKVNPGHSSNMAVFGQKDD from the coding sequence ATGACGATCATCGGCGGTGGACCGACGGGTCTTTTCGCCTCCTTTTATGCAGGCATGCGGGGCGCGACGGCGCAGATAGTCGACACGCTTCCGCAGCTCGGCGGGCAGCTCACCGCTCTGTATCCCGAGAAGTACATCTTCGATGTCGGCGGCTACCGGCAGATCCTCGCGAAGGACCTCGTAAACGCTCTAGCCGACCAGGCGGGGCAGTTCAATTTCCCCTCGTTTCTCAACCAGCACGTTACAGGTCTCGAGCAAGAGAATGGGCATTTCGTCCTGGTCACGGAGACCGACCGTTTTCCGAGCCGGTCGGTGATAATCGCCGCCGGAATCGGGGCGTTTACCCCCCGCCGCTTGCCGCAGGCGTGCGCGGAGCCGTGGTATGGGCGTGGGATTTTCGACAACGTCGCCGACCCGGAATTGTTTCGAGACCAGAGGATCGTGATCATCGGCGGCGGAGACACGGCGTTCGACTGGGCGCACCAGCTTCGCGATCGCGCCGCCGCGGTGACGCTGGTGCACCGAAGCGACAGGTATCGGGCGCACGGAGCAACGGTCGCGGAGGTCAACGCTGCAGTCGTGGCCGGGCGAACCACTTTGCTGCCCTTTCATGAGCTGCACGACGTTCTGTCGAGCGACGACCGACTCACCGGCGTGACACTGCGCGACGTGAAAACGAAAGAGACCCGGGACGTCGAGGCTGACTCAGTGCTCCCGATGCTGGGCTTCGTGAGCGACATCGGTCCGCTCGCCAATTGGGGGCTGACTCTCGAGAAGGACGAGATCGTCGTCAACTCGCTGATGGAGACGGGACGACCCGGCATATATGCCGCGGGCGATATCACGGCTTATCCGGGAAAGCTGAAGCTGATAGCGACCGGTTTCGGGGAGGCTGCAGCCGCGGTCAATCAAGCCTTTCACTGGATCTACCCCGAGAAGAAGGTCAATCCGGGGCACTCATCCAACATGGCCGTTTTCGGGCAAAAGGACGACTAG
- a CDS encoding diacylglycerol kinase family protein: MTDRSLIPAFVNPGSGSSEKARDALTSSGHFDVQEVEPAKLEHEIKRAVAAGAKRILIAGGDGSICAAAQVISGTDVELAILPGGTLNHFAIDNGIPVELAEAVRVAIGTRTRTVDVGFAGNRVFLNTSSIGAYVTFVRLRDRLEKRFGYKLASLIASIRIFFSLRRLRVELEVDGQVKHYRTPLVFIGVGERELEFPHLGTRVKNGKRGLHLFIVHGRRRGRLLVVAFEAVSRGVASVRRMPELDAFVLERCTIDLRRPQALIAFDGETEPMATPLEYRIEHDTLRIVVPVPVEELVGEAAAAHPA; this comes from the coding sequence GTGACGGACCGCTCACTCATTCCAGCGTTCGTCAACCCCGGCTCAGGAAGCTCCGAGAAGGCCCGAGACGCGCTGACGTCTTCGGGCCATTTTGATGTACAGGAAGTCGAGCCGGCAAAACTCGAGCACGAGATAAAGCGCGCGGTCGCAGCCGGCGCTAAACGCATCCTCATAGCGGGCGGCGACGGATCGATTTGCGCCGCGGCACAGGTGATTTCGGGTACCGACGTCGAGCTTGCCATCCTGCCCGGCGGCACGCTCAACCATTTTGCGATAGACAACGGAATTCCTGTCGAGCTCGCGGAGGCGGTGCGGGTGGCCATCGGCACAAGGACGAGAACCGTGGATGTCGGCTTTGCGGGAAATCGAGTGTTCCTCAACACGAGCTCGATCGGCGCTTATGTCACGTTCGTCCGGTTGCGCGACCGGCTGGAAAAGCGTTTCGGCTACAAGCTGGCGAGCCTCATCGCGTCGATCAGGATATTCTTCAGCCTGCGGAGGCTCCGCGTCGAGCTGGAGGTGGACGGCCAGGTCAAACACTACCGGACGCCCCTGGTGTTCATCGGCGTTGGCGAGCGAGAGCTCGAGTTTCCGCATCTTGGCACCCGCGTCAAGAATGGCAAGCGAGGCCTGCACCTGTTCATCGTGCACGGGCGCAGGCGCGGACGGCTCCTGGTCGTCGCCTTCGAAGCGGTCTCGCGCGGAGTGGCGAGCGTTCGCCGCATGCCTGAGCTGGACGCATTCGTGCTGGAGCGCTGCACGATCGATCTCCGGCGGCCTCAAGCCTTGATCGCGTTCGACGGCGAAACGGAGCCGATGGCGACTCCGCTCGAGTATCGAATAGAGCACGACACGCTTCGCATCGTTGTCCCCGTGCCTGTCGAGGAACTGGTCGGAGAGGCAGCGGCCGCGCATCCCGCATAG
- a CDS encoding 3D domain-containing protein, which produces MKRGDFIRLAIAVAIAIMFIQSGAMRLPMSKVVLKHQPVFVYAKPAMVYTKPALVAGAKKVIRESRHIKGVIRRASAREALRMRALGIVPHPRQFARASAGEEVPVSLTQYCLKGTTRRGRWVRPGIVAADPRIFPLARYVEVFMGNKYIGRFLVDDTGRNVIGATLDIWTPSCKQATRFGRQFGRAVLVAREEEHRPSLAQLQLDVIPDLRAVAELFEGLAKR; this is translated from the coding sequence ATGAAACGTGGCGATTTTATCCGGCTCGCAATCGCCGTCGCTATTGCCATCATGTTCATTCAGAGCGGTGCCATGCGGCTGCCCATGAGCAAGGTCGTGCTCAAGCACCAGCCCGTATTCGTCTATGCGAAACCCGCCATGGTCTATACCAAACCCGCCTTGGTCGCCGGAGCGAAGAAGGTCATTCGCGAGAGCCGTCACATCAAGGGAGTGATCCGTCGCGCCTCGGCGCGCGAGGCGCTTCGGATGCGCGCCCTGGGAATCGTTCCCCACCCGCGCCAGTTCGCGCGAGCCAGTGCAGGTGAAGAGGTGCCCGTTTCCCTTACGCAGTATTGCCTGAAGGGGACCACGCGCCGCGGCCGCTGGGTCCGACCGGGCATCGTCGCGGCCGACCCTCGAATTTTTCCGCTCGCGCGCTACGTCGAAGTCTTCATGGGCAACAAGTACATCGGCCGATTTCTGGTGGATGACACCGGCAGGAACGTCATCGGCGCGACGCTGGATATCTGGACTCCGTCATGCAAGCAGGCCACGCGTTTTGGCCGGCAGTTCGGGCGAGCCGTTCTCGTAGCTCGCGAAGAGGAGCATAGGCCGAGTCTGGCCCAGCTTCAGCTCGACGTGATTCCGGATTTGAGGGCAGTGGCCGAGCTGTTCGAGGGACTAGCCAAGCGTTGA
- a CDS encoding RNA polymerase sigma factor RpoD/SigA: MQTSAESKSKGFFRSSPSTAFDQYLQDIQKLPLISNAEEERRLARRAQAGDEKAAERLVTANLRFVISYVKKYQGHGLDLSELVAIGNEGLLKAVRKFDPEQGVKFISYAVWWVRQAVLKALAEQTRSVRIPLNQNSQLIKLARAQTVLSQVLKRDPTDHEIGRLLEETPEAVRSAKQMSATEISLDAPIDRSDREACTLGERFAGVDGAEIEEVTDFHLMREFIDRVFRKYLTPRERKILHLYYGLEQGSDAMTLEKIGALMGVTRERIRQIRERAFEKLRESPDGAALSGFWTAD; encoded by the coding sequence ATGCAGACTTCGGCCGAGAGCAAGTCTAAAGGCTTCTTCCGTTCGTCTCCCTCCACCGCTTTCGACCAATACCTCCAGGACATACAGAAACTCCCGCTGATAAGCAACGCCGAAGAAGAGCGTCGCCTCGCGCGCCGGGCGCAGGCAGGTGACGAGAAAGCTGCAGAGCGTCTCGTCACGGCCAATCTCCGGTTCGTCATCTCCTACGTGAAGAAATACCAGGGCCACGGACTCGACTTGAGCGAACTTGTGGCGATCGGAAATGAAGGGCTTCTCAAGGCAGTAAGAAAGTTCGATCCGGAGCAAGGCGTAAAGTTCATTTCGTATGCAGTGTGGTGGGTCCGGCAGGCAGTTCTCAAAGCCCTTGCAGAGCAGACCCGATCGGTAAGAATTCCCCTCAATCAGAATTCGCAGCTAATCAAGCTCGCCCGCGCACAGACAGTTCTCTCCCAGGTTCTCAAGCGCGATCCCACAGACCACGAAATAGGCCGGCTCCTCGAGGAGACACCCGAGGCCGTTCGCTCAGCAAAGCAGATGTCGGCCACGGAGATCTCGCTCGACGCTCCGATCGACCGCTCGGACCGCGAGGCCTGCACTCTTGGGGAGAGATTCGCCGGGGTTGACGGCGCGGAGATCGAGGAAGTGACGGACTTCCATCTCATGCGCGAGTTCATCGATCGCGTTTTCCGGAAGTATCTCACGCCCCGCGAGCGGAAGATTCTTCACCTGTATTACGGTCTCGAGCAGGGCTCGGATGCGATGACGCTCGAGAAGATCGGCGCTCTGATGGGCGTAACCCGCGAGCGCATCAGGCAGATCCGCGAGCGCGCGTTCGAAAAGCTGCGCGAGTCTCCGGACGGAGCAGCGCTGTCGGGGTTCTGGACAGCGGACTAA
- a CDS encoding ABC transporter substrate-binding protein: MHIRRFALAALTAIVACTGGESSPARRTLIDSRDTYDPRSLDPALSTDAPTGRAVSYVFDGLVRFTPEAQLVPGLARDWIVSPDGLTYTFHLRSGVKFHDGRPFGARNVISSFQRALDPVTKGGRGWPLYPIAGAKEYADGKARSIAGLSAPNDSTVVMRLTEPFGIFPKLLAMPVASIVPDSVPANFGEHPVGTGPWKFVEWKHDDYLLYAKNDGYWGGAPKADSLRARIIPEPSTAVAEFESGNVDVLYVPEGETRNWEETDDKKAMLESAPALRMLYVAINTTRGPLKDPRVRQALNYATDVRGILDGIMSGRGNLAAGVIPPSLAGGDSTRKGYARDVAKAKQLLADAGHRNGIDVELWSSQTAPFPRIAQTIQANLADAGVRVKLVQRDASSMREAARAGQTDMALKDWFADYPDAENFLYPLLHTSNKGVGGNVSFYSNPQFDKLVSDARREPDETKRVAMYRDADLMSYNDAPMIYLFFYKELYAIQPWITDFKVPSIFTGQAWTSVQIKRQQQQ, encoded by the coding sequence ATGCACATCCGACGATTCGCCTTGGCGGCGCTGACCGCCATCGTCGCGTGCACCGGGGGCGAATCCTCGCCCGCGCGTCGCACGCTGATCGATTCCCGCGACACCTACGATCCCCGCTCCCTCGATCCCGCCCTTTCAACCGATGCGCCAACCGGGCGCGCAGTCTCGTACGTTTTCGACGGACTCGTCCGGTTCACGCCCGAGGCGCAGCTCGTACCGGGCCTGGCACGAGACTGGATCGTCTCCCCCGACGGACTCACCTACACGTTTCACCTCAGGTCCGGCGTAAAGTTCCACGACGGGAGGCCTTTTGGCGCGCGGAACGTAATCTCGAGCTTTCAGCGCGCCCTCGACCCCGTAACCAAGGGTGGACGTGGCTGGCCGCTCTATCCGATCGCCGGCGCCAAGGAGTATGCGGACGGCAAAGCCCGATCGATCGCCGGACTCTCCGCGCCCAACGACAGCACCGTCGTCATGCGGCTCACGGAGCCATTCGGAATTTTCCCCAAGCTGCTGGCGATGCCGGTTGCCTCGATCGTGCCCGACTCGGTGCCCGCCAATTTTGGCGAGCATCCCGTGGGCACGGGCCCCTGGAAGTTCGTCGAGTGGAAGCACGACGACTACCTCCTCTACGCGAAGAACGACGGTTACTGGGGCGGCGCACCGAAGGCTGATTCGCTGAGAGCACGCATCATCCCGGAGCCCAGCACGGCTGTCGCGGAATTCGAGTCGGGGAACGTCGACGTCCTTTACGTGCCCGAAGGTGAGACCCGCAACTGGGAGGAGACCGACGACAAGAAGGCGATGCTCGAGTCGGCCCCCGCACTCAGGATGCTTTACGTCGCCATCAACACCACTCGCGGGCCGCTGAAAGATCCGCGCGTCCGCCAGGCGCTGAACTATGCGACAGACGTTCGCGGTATCCTGGATGGAATCATGAGCGGCCGCGGCAACCTCGCCGCCGGCGTCATCCCGCCGTCGCTCGCCGGCGGAGACTCCACGCGAAAGGGCTATGCACGAGATGTCGCCAAAGCCAAGCAGCTCCTCGCCGACGCAGGTCATCGTAACGGAATCGACGTCGAGCTGTGGTCATCGCAGACAGCGCCCTTCCCGCGGATCGCGCAGACGATACAGGCGAACCTTGCGGATGCCGGCGTACGCGTGAAGCTCGTCCAGCGCGATGCGTCATCCATGCGCGAGGCCGCGCGCGCCGGACAGACTGATATGGCACTCAAGGACTGGTTCGCCGACTACCCCGACGCCGAGAATTTCCTATATCCTCTGCTTCACACGAGCAACAAGGGAGTCGGCGGAAACGTCTCCTTCTACTCGAACCCGCAGTTCGACAAGCTCGTGTCGGATGCCCGGCGCGAGCCGGACGAAACAAAGCGCGTCGCGATGTACCGTGACGCAGACCTCATGTCCTACAACGACGCGCCGATGATCTACCTGTTCTTCTACAAGGAGCTCTACGCCATCCAGCCGTGGATCACCGATTTCAAGGTTCCGTCCATCTTCACGGGCCAGGCATGGACGTCAGTTCAGATCAAACGGCAGCAGCAGCAGTGA
- a CDS encoding ABC transporter permease: MFAFIIRRLVLSIPTLLGVMVVVFLLLYVAPGDPVQDMVGERADAETIARLRKELHLDEPVLKQFALYTGGVLRGDLGRSYITQRPIIQDIRERFPKTLLLAGSAMLLASVLGITIGVLSSRNPGGWFDRISLGLAYLGISFPVYWVGLILILVFAVTLKWLPPSGYGGVEYLILPALALGSRSIAFLARVTRSAMLDVLHSDFVRTARAKGLTEQVVVMRHALRNALIPIVTVLGLDFGYYLTGSILTETIFSWPGIGRYVVNAIARRDLPAISGTVLFLSFVFVLVNLLTDLAYAKADPRVTYS, translated from the coding sequence TTGTTCGCCTTCATCATACGCCGCCTCGTCCTCTCCATTCCGACGCTCCTCGGCGTCATGGTCGTCGTATTCCTGCTCCTGTACGTGGCGCCCGGTGACCCGGTGCAGGACATGGTTGGCGAGCGCGCAGACGCGGAGACAATCGCGCGCCTGCGAAAGGAGCTGCATCTCGACGAGCCCGTGCTGAAGCAGTTCGCGCTTTACACCGGCGGGGTTCTTCGCGGCGATCTCGGCCGCTCGTACATCACGCAGCGCCCGATAATCCAGGACATTCGCGAGCGATTCCCAAAAACGCTGCTGCTTGCGGGCTCGGCAATGCTCCTCGCCTCGGTCCTGGGTATCACGATAGGTGTGCTGAGCTCGCGCAATCCGGGGGGATGGTTCGACCGCATATCGCTCGGCCTGGCGTACCTGGGGATCTCCTTCCCGGTGTACTGGGTGGGACTGATCCTGATCCTGGTATTCGCGGTGACTCTCAAGTGGCTGCCGCCGTCGGGATACGGCGGCGTCGAGTATCTGATCCTGCCCGCGCTCGCGCTGGGCTCGAGGTCCATCGCATTTCTCGCGCGCGTCACGCGATCGGCGATGCTCGACGTACTCCACAGCGATTTCGTGAGAACGGCGCGGGCAAAAGGTTTGACTGAGCAGGTTGTGGTGATGCGGCACGCGCTCAGGAACGCGCTAATCCCGATAGTAACTGTGCTCGGCCTCGACTTCGGGTACTACCTGACGGGGAGCATTCTTACAGAAACGATCTTCTCGTGGCCGGGAATCGGTCGCTATGTGGTCAACGCGATTGCGCGCCGCGATCTTCCCGCAATCAGCGGGACGGTTTTGTTCCTGAGCTTCGTGTTCGTTCTCGTCAATCTTCTCACCGACCTCGCATACGCGAAGGCCGACCCACGAGTGACGTACAGCTAG